Proteins from a genomic interval of Methanoplanus endosymbiosus:
- a CDS encoding PadR family transcriptional regulator yields MRENVNQKLNKKIILLNDFFSEDILYFYGDSADKYSIFTSGLEHGLTNSELCLYGFYHTQILTRFNEDIQQRRMEIFELRNGIDNLIESIEKCCDRIYKSNSLMAFRFLFDFSKVKEIENIILLKNIIHEKKEQSFPISGIYAFNIKSLKASEISRISKEIPRVIMETNDEHLISFPIGRNNPGDSENLMNMVDQNIVEDVIRKSLDTVIISLLNRPMSGLDIIREIQTRFGVIIPMTRVYSYLLELEYEDVLSTHKSGNKKIYTPTKTGKITLDKRREDTAKVYAHILNGG; encoded by the coding sequence ATGAGAGAGAATGTAAATCAGAAATTAAACAAAAAAATTATACTACTGAATGATTTTTTCAGTGAAGACATCCTTTATTTTTATGGCGACAGTGCTGACAAATACTCGATTTTTACAAGCGGACTTGAGCACGGACTTACAAATTCAGAACTCTGCCTGTACGGATTTTACCATACACAGATATTAACGAGATTTAACGAAGACATTCAGCAGAGAAGGATGGAAATTTTTGAGTTACGAAACGGTATAGACAATCTCATAGAATCGATTGAAAAATGCTGTGACAGAATATATAAATCAAACTCACTGATGGCATTCAGATTCCTCTTTGACTTCTCCAAAGTAAAAGAGATTGAAAATATAATCCTGCTCAAAAATATAATCCATGAGAAAAAAGAGCAGTCATTCCCGATTTCAGGAATATATGCATTTAATATTAAAAGTCTGAAAGCCAGCGAGATCAGCAGGATTTCAAAAGAGATTCCAAGAGTGATAATGGAGACAAATGACGAACATCTCATCTCATTTCCTATCGGCAGAAACAATCCGGGCGATTCTGAGAATCTGATGAATATGGTTGATCAGAATATTGTGGAAGATGTAATCAGAAAATCACTTGACACAGTAATAATATCCCTTCTAAACCGCCCAATGTCGGGACTGGATATCATCAGAGAGATACAGACCCGTTTTGGAGTCATAATTCCTATGACAAGAGTTTATTCTTATCTCCTGGAACTGGAGTATGAAGATGTTCTGAGCACCCATAAGAGCGGGAATAAAAAGATCTACACCCCAACAAAAACCGGAAAAATAACTCTTGATAAGAGAAGAGAGGACACTGCAAAGGTATATGCACATATTCTGAACGGAGGATAA